In Larimichthys crocea isolate SSNF chromosome XXII, L_crocea_2.0, whole genome shotgun sequence, the genomic stretch GGATCGTGACCTTTCTAGACCAGTGTATATTTATTGcctctttaatttatttcaggATTTATTAATATACTTAATTTTAtgtcagatttatggggctgtatttacagaatataatataactTGCTCACATGCTGCACattatcattgttttttttacaaatcatCAATGATGATTTAGGAAGTTTTATTAAATTTTGTCGGTGGAATAACtgctatatatttatttattggtaaTGCTAATAATCATATTAAACCAAATACGTAGAAAAGAGTTGCATCAATGTGTTACCTCATCACACACGATTACAATCCATCTCAGTGTTTGTCAGAGTGTTCATAAGTATGCAGGAGTTTCacctaaacaaacaaagtcCTTTTTTCTTATTCAGGAGATTAagaacatctacatctacaagACCCGTCTGAGTGTCTGCAGCATCAGGcagctttaaatgaaaacaagtcTTCTGTAAAAGGAGGAGGTTCAGCCTGTCCTCGCTGCTGATATACTGAGGACGCAGTGCAGATCATGATTcagcacaaagcaaacactgcaTCACTGGGACGCTCGTAAAACTAAGGAGTGAAGTCAGTACAGAAGTGACAGTCAAGAGGAGATgacagccagaacatcctcatCATTATCTGTCTCATCTTAGAGTGCCACAGGAGATAAAACTGGTCCTGGAAGTGGTGCTCATATGGgacacttctgttttttattgacCTCTCCTGGTTTCTTCACAATTCTCCTGTATTTATAACAAATTATcgaaccattttttttttcattttcacaaactGGCTTTGTACACCGTGTCTAACCATCAAAATACATCAACATGGGCGTGCTTTTTGTGCTGggcacaaacaaaatattaacatATCGGATCAATTTTAGTATTTGTCTGGCCATGAGCCATGAGggtttaaactgtaaaaaatgtgaGTTGACCTCTGTTTATGGAGGTCGCTTTGAGTTGTCGCCACACTGTGTTTAAGTCATTTAATGTTTTCCACTTTCATGGtacaaaatactgtatatacaaatttaaaaagtaaatagCCTTGCCTGTACTTTTTAAAAGCACCTGCCTTTTCTAATGTTTTCCAACAACGACCTTCCAGATTCTGTGTAACAAACAATCTGCCGCAGGTTATTTGTCTTCTCCAGGTCAAATAAATATCAGACAGGAGTAATTTCAAATAGTTTTTACTCTTAGTCTGACAAGTCCACAAATGTGTCCACAAATGGTTTCCTCCTCTGAGAGTTTTGATGAACCCAGATATTTGCCTCTGGACCAAAGCTGTGAACATCACCATGTTTAGGCTTTGTGGGTATGAACCTGGTGAATGTCTGAATTAACAATTTAAATCCTCTGATCACAGAAATGTTTCTCTGAGCATCAACAGATCAGTCTGCTTAATATTAAACCAGTTTATTCTCACTCTTATGAAATCTTCTGTGGTCCAAAGGTCACCTGTAGCCAGCTTCAATCAATGTTATTATGGCTCCTGTTCAAGGATTAGAGCTGACCGCAGGCAAAATTTCAACCACTGAAACCTTTTTAGGAAATCAGAGACTTGGACTCTTTTAGTTGAGTTCCTGAGGTGGAAATACCTGAAAACTATTTGTCAAAAGCACAAACATACATAGTTAAACTGTGAAGCTAAATGTCTGGTTAAAAAGCAGACTAACAGCACATCACTGTGCAAACAGTCAAACTATTTGCACTACAAAGAACACTAATTCAGTCCCCTCCATGTTTACTGTTGGGTTGTTGTTGGGGTGCCtgcccttttccaaacagttcTCAACAACAACTgagatggttctgtgtaacaaaccatcagGAGCAGTTAGGTTACTACTCCTCTGATAGGCCTCGAAAGCCTGTCTCCTTGCAGAATGGTTCCTGGCTGTCTGAATCCATATTTGTCATTGGTATGCTGCAGCCCCAAAGAGGTAATGTCTTGCAgcacataaaataacacatgGACACGTTAACAAGATCACAAACTTGATTCTCATTGATGGAAGATTTAAAGTATCTGAACTAAGGAATGTGACACACCTGTTTAAGTTAATAAGAAATCATCTTTATGAGTTGAAACTTGGTTTCTTTTTAGGCCTTTAAACGGGCACAGACTTTCAGATCAGTCAGATCTCAGAGCAGTCTTTGTTGGTATTCATTGGCTTTGACACAGTCCACTCAGTTTTTACGAACATAAACAACTTCCCGTCCAACTCGACTAATCCGAACAGGCTCAGCTCTAATCTGTGATATCAACCGGGGGGAATGTCTGGCGACGCTCCACCGTCCATGTTGTGGGAAACccatcacagaaaataaaaaaataagaagtgTGTCATTTCTGGGCTTCGTCCGAGAAACACTGGCTGCTGGTTGGTCAGTGACATAGGGCCTGGAGCGTTGCTGTTCAGgccaaatattttaaatattaagaaaagaaaaaatgtggtTTCTGAAAATGGTTTCTCACCATCACTTACTCTTAAACCGTTTTTTGAGGATGGATGGAAGGGATATTTGAAGTATTCTGAAGCGGACAGGAGGACCAGCATGAAGATGCTAAAGATGAATTGTTTGTGTTCGGAGACAGCAACAATACAGATTTTAGACTAAGTGCAcactatatttagaatattttcagtgctttgttttgctgtcagacagcctATATATTGAAATACATATAATAAGTAAGTAAGattttgtactgtatgtaactTTGATTACTGTAACACCCTCCTGACAAGCCTCCCtacacagtgaaaccctttcagatgactGATGATTCAAACTTTTGTTCCCTGTTGATGGAGCACGACCAGATCAAGAGCTTCcttctctaccttcaaaaaactcctgaagacccatctcttcagagagtacctcctctcctaacactaccaacaactggacacgCTAAATCTATCCCCATTCTCAAACTTTCACTTAAAAGTAGTACTTGTTGCGGTACTAACAtgtccttcttttttttgtaagttgcttcagctaaatgactatatgtaatgtaatgtatggtAACTTTTTTAATCAATAATTGAGTAACTGCcctgtaaaaaatgtttattattattattattattattattattattattatttaaatgccACTGAAACAATGATCACATATAACCTAGATACATTTGAATATCTAACACTTAAATGCTCTGATTattaaagaaacagagaaatgtgttcaaatatattacaaaataattcattacagtcatttttttcactttttacttCAAATATATGATGGCTCGGTGGTAAATTTGTGATTATTTGGCAATACATTTGTGACAATGGTTGTTCAGTCTGAGACAGCAGAAGGTTGTGGGACACTGATGGAAAAATTTCGAGCTCTGCTGAATCAGATTTTCCTCGACTTTCTCGACTTTCTGTGATAATGAAGCGtttatcagacagacaggtttgtcATATTATCTGATGTTTGAAGCTGCTCTGTGATGGTCCAGAGAGTCTGAAGATACTGAATCAGAACCAGATGTGTGCAGATGtactgtttaaaatgaatacaGAAATGCAGAGGAATGTACTGTAAGACTGCTACTGATAACTGATACAACATGAAGTAAAGCTTTCAGGTGTTCAGATGAATTTGATCTGATTTATGAAAAAGACTTCAGCATGTTTGCACCGAGACATTTCACGATGAAATTCCATAAAACACATGCTGGTTGGTggttaaacattaataactgAAAAACACTTCCAATGTAGCAgattgtctgtttctttctcgtGTTTTCATACATCTTTTAACTTAACATgcttaatcatttttaaaaggcTGAACAAGTATATGTACATTAatttgttaacatgttaacattacctgCCAAACTATTTAACTTTTGACtcacttttatatttaaatttcttCTGTCTTCGTGGTTCCTGCTTTTTCTTATCTTTAGACATGTTGGCATCTCAAAAATACTCCTATACAGGAGTTGAAATGAAAACCACCACGTGAGGGAACCCTAAGATCTGGTGTAATCCATCTGCCGTGGGGGTTATTCTGTATCTAGCTTCATTGAAAATTAAAATTAGCTGCTTtcatctattttatttaatcttaaattcaatattttaagagtttaagattgttgatcagacaaaaacaagtagTTTATAGATTCTATGGAGCCTATACTCTATATGTCTatttttatggaccaaacaagtAATTCAAAAAAAGTCACAGGCATATGAATCAATGTCTTAAATATCAATGTTAGTACTAATTACAATTATAGGTTTGAAAATATGTAACGTACCAATGGGCAGAGCCAGGAAGAAAGGCAGCCAGCAGAGGATGAACATGCCCACCACAACGCCCAGCGTTTTGGCAGCTTTCTTCTCTCTGGAGAATTTTAGCAGTTTGACGGTGAGTGTGCTGCGTCCAGCCGAGGATCTGGATTTGGAGGTGGAGCATAAGTCCTGAATCTGCTGGTTCCTGCAGTGGATCCTCAAGGTGAGCTCATTGGAGTCCTCCTGACGCTCTTTCATCATGCCGGCCTCCAGGTTCTTGGTAGTGCGTTTGGCCACGATGTAGACTCGGCAGTACATGGCCAGGATGACGGCCAGGGGGATGTAGAAGGAGCCGAGCGACGAAAAGAGGGCATAGAAAGGTTCCTCCGTGATGAGACAAACCGTGTCATCCTGCAGGATGGACGTAAGAGTTTATCTTTTAGTTTCATCACAGTCAAAGAGCGTCTGTCAGACTTTTAGTGCAATTCAAGTTTGACAGAGCATCCACAATGCCCATTAGTAGCTATTCTGGAGCCCTAATGTACTCTTCCTCTGAAGTAGAGAGAAGAACTCAGACTCAGCTAGCTAAgtacaggaaaggaggaagttGATCAAGGCTATCAGCTATTAGTCTGATTGGACATTATGATGAACAATCAAGATTGAAAGTTTATTCTTAACCTAAAAGTAGCAATCTCACCGTAAGGTCCATTGGGTAGCTTCTAAGTAGCTGTCAATCATGTCACACAATCGACTTTGATTAATGATTATAAATTAATCTGCcgatttaattattttctctattAATTGTTGAAAATCTTagagaataataaaaagcacTCAAATTTTCTGACATCTTtaagtcttgttttgtccaaacattTCTTATGAACACCTTTACATTTACAGGAATCTTTCCTTAGTGAACACCAAAAAACCTTTGACTAGTAAAGGGACTCTTGAATAGAGGAGACACTTGTAGAAAATATAATCGATATGATAATGGACTCCTGATCGTCACTGTTTGAGGTATAAAGGACAGATGAATAACAGATTTGGCTCAGTGGTGCGTGATGGTTAGTTTTAGTACCTTTGACGGCGCCTGCTTCCAGCCCAGCAGCGGGCCGATAGAGATGACGATGGCAAGGATCCAGACGCCCAGCATGGCGAGCAGCGCCCGCTTCTCTGTGACGATCATCGGGTACTGCAGAGGATAGCGTACACCGATGTAACGATCGATGGAGATGACGCACAGAGACATGATGGATGCCGTGCAGCACAGGACGTCCACCGCCGCCCAGATGTCACAGAAGATCCGACCAAACACCCAGTAATCCAAAACCTGCAGAGACAGGGAGTAAATCCACTTGTTGAATGGTTCAAGTACTgcactactactacactaccgAATGTTCGATTAATTAAATGTggctgttttcattatttcaaattAGGCCTCATTTCAAGTGTGTCCTCTCTTAAAGTCCTCTTAAACTCACTCAAAAGGATAAACAATTTTATGAACtctttgatttcttctttttctcttctgttaaCTATAGAAAAGCAGCTATTGTTACGGAATTTTCTTTCCTTAGGTCACACGAGttcacgtgtgggccttgaagTCCACGACAgtattagttgttgttgttagttgttggctttggttgggaacagtaggtgccagtctatctcaacactgtggtgaccagggtccagtgccttcctagacataatagacagcttgccgttgacgtcccaatctgcgtaaacagacatctgtgtctccagattagaatatgctgacaataacacctgcatgaataaaaacattctctttgactaattctgggcgtat encodes the following:
- the LOC104935312 gene encoding alpha-1B adrenergic receptor isoform X2; amino-acid sequence: MSLWTNGSSEDLYAGTQPPLSDSNSSINRTDSSQHRGHHGTATLDLSRAVPVGMVLASFIMFAIVGNILVILSVVCNRHLRIPTNYFIINLAIADLLLGTTVLPVSATLEVLDYWVFGRIFCDIWAAVDVLCCTASIMSLCVISIDRYIGVRYPLQYPMIVTEKRALLAMLGVWILAIVISIGPLLGWKQAPSKDDTVCLITEEPFYALFSSLGSFYIPLAVILAMYCRVYIVAKRTTKNLEAGMMKERQEDSNELTLRIHCRNQQIQDLCSTSKSRSSAGRSTLTVKLLKFSREKKAAKTLGVVVGMFILCWLPFFLALPIAA